Within the Nicotiana tabacum cultivar K326 chromosome 11, ASM71507v2, whole genome shotgun sequence genome, the region ctAAAAATTTACATAATAACTCAAAATTATAATATATTACGTAGTAAAAATACTTGAAATCAAAGACGAGTCCTAAATATTTTTACCACATACGATTTTGCTTGGTCCATAAACTTATGAGCAACTAATAATTTATGAAATGAAGACATTAATATCATATCAGGAGGAAGCCTAATTGTTTTAATGCGCCTCATATTTTCTTACCAAAGTCGAAAGAATTAAATATGTCCATATCTATCATATTAATCATGGTTAAGACCAAGGTGGAGACAGAATTTCTACTAAGGGGATaaaaaaagagttaaaaaaaattatagctAGTGGCATTTGAAATAATGACCTTACAAAGGAATTGAACCCCTCTTGACCACTACGCTATGCTTTTAGGTTATGTCAAggggatttatatatatatatatatatatataagtaaaaatagattttgccatatatatagtgtaattttttgGCGAAGGGGGTCGGTGAACTAAATCCGCCCTTGGTTAAGCCACTAATTTAGGAAAATGTAAAACGTGTTAGGCATTCAAAGAAGGAAATTGAAGAATTAGAAAGAATATGAGATTGAGAGGAGCTAGATGTAAGATTTCTAGCACCACTCTTTAAATGATATTCTAATTGTGGTCCAGAACCATTGATATTTTTAAAGAAGATCAAGCATATTCTTCTGCATTATAGATAAGACACACAATAAAGGAATCAAGAGTTTTTTattctttaataattttttattgaaCTAAAAGGACAGCCGAGTAATAGAAATGCCACCTACTTCTCCCCccaatgaaaaagaaaagcatTAATCATCAATCTCTATACAGACTAGTAacataaaattaatattattatttttgttttttctataATGGGCCGGTCGCCGCTCAAAAAAATCTTGGACCAACAATAAAGTTGTTGTCGTATAAGtctatgtataatttatatactATGAGTTTGAGCTGTAAAAACAGTCACTAATGTATGCATTGAGGTAAACTGTCTATATCACACTTTTTAGTGTGACCCTTACTCGAACCTCACGTGAACAGGGGCGAATCTACACCATTTTATCTGACCACCCTTACGAGAAAATTATACTGTGTTTATAGGTTAAATATTaagttttaaaagtatataacatatattatattgaacactctttcacggaattttttttttcacttctttcaagtttgaacgtCCTTCGAAATTTTTTTGAATTCGTCACTGCAGGTAAATACAGAATGCTTTATGCATTGAGCTACCTTTAATTTATTGTTTGGTTCGATCCCATCTCCACTATTTTATTAAACTCGTTATCTTTCATCAATATATGTATTATAAAACTTTgtcataaaaaatatttaatatttaaacctGATTTTCAAGATTTATTTTCACGTGATTGAAGACTAGACAATGCACTAGTGAATCTAATTATTATATTCACAAAGTAGATGATAAAATGATGTTAATTTCTACTAACTTGACAAATATATCATTTCCTCTCATAACTCAAGTCAGTCAAAAGAAAACAATCAATCTAAGATCCAAAATTTCCACAAACCAAACAACCATTTTAccatttttcaaccaaaaaatggATCAAGAATCACTTCCTCCTCATGTTCTAATCTTCCCTTTACCATTACAAGGTCCAGTAAATTCCACGTTCAAACTAGCTGAACTTCTTTGTTTTTCAGGCCTAGATATTACTTTTCTATTAACTGAAAATATCCATAATCGTCTTATTTCTCAtacaaatattaattcaagattTGAACGTTTTCCTGGTTTTCAAATCAAGACTATTTCAGATGGTTTACCACAAGATCATCCACGTAAAGGTAGTAAATATATGGAGTTATTTGATTCACTGAAATCTAAAACAAAGCCATTGTTTAAAGATATGTTGACTTCTGGTTGGCTTAGTTCTGATGGAAAAAGAAGAGAAGTTAGTTGTATTATTGCTGATGGAGTTTTGGGATTTACTTGTGATGTTGCTAATGAAATTGGGATTCCTATTTTTAGTATTCGTACTATTAGTCCATGTTGTCTTTGGATCTTCTTTTGCCTTCCTCAACTCATTGAATCTGGTGAATATCCTTTCAAAGGTTAGTAAATCTTTCATATAACCACTGTCAGAAGCGTATTCATAATTTAAACTTGAATTCTACGTGTAAAGTTTTTTATATTGAATTTATTCACTTTTAGATTTTAGATTCAGATTTTAGTGATGTTTCATTTATATATTTGTGTTTTCTATTCAGGGGCGGAGGCTAGCCCTTCGGCTACTAGTTCGGCCGAATTTTATAGCTTTGGTTTACGttctgtatttattttaaaagaatttattgTATATATACAAATTACTTATTAATTTAGAATCAAGATAGCAGGATTAGAATTTTGAACTCATAAGCTTGAAATTCtggctttggcctttgttcttgttGGAAATACTAGCTTAGTTAGTTACATGTCTCTGACTAGTAGGGTCAAATCTAATATCTGCAGCTTCCATTTTACTGTGCAGAGAAATCAAACtgtctaatagcctgtttggccaagcttcttcaaatctaaaaatattttttttaaaaagtatttttttaagtgtttggccaagctgttagaagggagaaacagaaaaaaacaGTTTCTCTTTAAaatcacttttgagaaaaatacacttagaagcagtttttaaaagtttggtcaaacacgaATTACTGCTCAggagtgcttttcaaattaattagccataCACAAACTAATTATCTCCAAaaggttttgaaaaaaaatatatttttgagaaaaagtaTTTCTCAAAATTAGCTGATGTTTGcagtttggccaaacatgctataaaaCCACAATTATTTCTTCTATGAGTCAATATAGGATGGATTCTTGAACTCTTTGCTTTCTACTCGAGCTacatattattaataaaaaaaggCGGAACCCCTTTtgtcgaaaaattatactgttattttttttggttaattttttTGATATAATATTTATATACGTTTGAGGTTAAATTCTCTTATTAAAATTTTTGCTATGCCACTTTGTAAAGAATATTATAATGAATATGTTATTAGCTCTCACTCTGAATACAGTGACTTTGTCCCTAAATTTGCATCTATCTATGCCTATTTTTAAGCACATAATCTTAAACTATGTTCTACTCACTACTCCAAACATTTGCAGATGATGATTTGGATGAACCAATCAAGAGTGTGCCCGGAGCTGAAACTTTTCTCCGGCGACGTGATCTACCGGACTTTTGTCGCACCGGCGATTTGACAGACTCAAATGTCCAACTCTACAAAACAGAGGGTCAAGAAAATTCACGTGCCTATGGACTCATACTCAACACATTTGAAGAGCTAGATGGAAATCTTCTCTCTCAAATGCGAAATGTATGTCCAAACATATACCCCATTGGACCACTCCATGCACATTTAAAGAATAAGCTAAGTGAAGAAAACAATTCAATGCCACCATCTTCAAATAGTTTATTTGAAGAAGACAAAAGTTGCATTAATTGGCTAAACAATCAGCTACCGAACTCTGTTATATATGTGAGTTTTGGAAGTATAGCAACTATGACAAAAGAACAATTGATGGAGTTTTGGTATGGTTTGGTTAATAGCAAACAAAGATTTTTGTGGGTTATTCGGTTGGATTCTGTCGCCGGAGATGATTGGAAAAACAAGATTCCCGTGGAATTAGCAGAGGGTACGAAAGAAAGGGGGTATATTGTGGGGTGGGCTCCCCAAGAGGAAGTTTTGGCCCATCCTTCCGTGGGCGGGTTTTGGACTCATTGTGGATGGAATTCGATTCTCGAAACTGTATACGAAGGTAAGCCAATGATTTGTTGGCCTTATTTTATGGATCAACAAGTGAATAGTAGGTTTGTGGAAGCAGCTTGGAAACTAGGGTTGGACATGAAAGATACATGTGATAGAGAAATAGTTGAGAAAATGGTGAAGGATTTGATGATGGTTAGGAAAGATGAGTTTTTGGAAAGAGCAAATCAAATGTCAAAATTTGCTAAGAAATGCTTGGTAGAAGGTGGATCGTCTTATTCTAATTTTGAACGTCTCGTGAACGATATAAAGTCCTTTAAGTGATAAAGTTCGTCATCATTAAAAGctgttttatttgttttctttccaCTTAGTGTATGCGCACATTCAACATAACTATGAGTTATGCTCTAGAAAATAAGGAATAATCAAGATGATATTTCGGGAAGGATTTGTATTTGGTGCATTGTACGAAGATGatgttccttttttctttttcttttttgatgtaTTTTCAACATGAGTTTAAACTTTATCCACTATTTACACAATTCTGTCATTTAATTGCTAACTATATATCACTGTTATACTTATCATTGTGATTTGGTAACAGATAAACAAATGTATGTAACTATTAGAGCGACCAAATTATACTGTTGAACATGTACATTTTCTTACGTCTACAAGGCTTAAATTCTTTCAAAACAATTACACTGAACATGTAATTTTTCTTAAGTGTACATAgcttaaattcttttaaaatatttttcttcttaacCCCCCTTGAGTAAGGAGAGAACTGCGGATTAGCTAGACCCATCCCCGTTATCTCCTTTAATTAAGATCAATGGATTTCGCTTTTGgaatcaaactaaaaaaaaaaacctaTTTTGTTATTGTGTAAAGCGATCAattcttttgatcttgtttgtGCTCGGAAAAGCTTCCCTTTTCAATTCTCTAAGTTACGGAGCCTATGTAAAAAAAGTTGTAGAAGAACACCATTAAAGTTCAGGTCCTGATACATGGGGGATTAATTTAGCTTCAAGGATCGTGAATCAAAGGAAGGAAAGAATGAGACCGTAATTTGAAAGTCGTCCTCGACCAAGACCTAGAAAGCAACATAACCGAGTACGTTATAATTGAGAAGTAGCCATTCTTGGAAACTGCAACTACAATTTGACTGCAACTATAATCCATAATTCTATGGTAAAAGACAATGGACTTCTGTTTTACTATTTCAACACAATGTAAGTGGTGCTGACTGTGCGACCTACAGAATTGAGCAGAGCAGCTTCACCAAGTGGTCGTTTTAGTATAGTGGTGAGTATTCCCGCCTGTCACGCGGGTGACCCGGGTtcgatccccggcaacggcgatattatattttttttttttacttcttctcCAGCCTATTTCTTAAGCTGTTCACGATATAGGAAATTAGGAACATCAATATTTATGAAGCTGCTTGGCTATTTTGATCATTCCCAGAATATAGCATATGTTGAATTTTGAAGAGGTTTCTTGACTTAATTGAAATGATGTATGTCAACTTGAAAAAAACATATTGGATGGATCTATTCAGAATTCGCATCGATATTTCGGATAATCCATATTAAActtacttcttttttttataaCTGATTGCCATCAATCATCTTTTTATTAAACTACATGCATGTCTATTAGTCTATTATTACTGTATCTACACAGATCATTAAACTGTGTTTAAACCCTGGTTTGAGAATAAAATTCTGCAATTTTTAATAATGTCGAAATATTGGTGACTTAATGTAAGGAGCAAAGTGATGAATCCAGAATCTAGACGTTGTAGACATGGGCGAAGCTACATTGTCCTAAGGGATCAATTGACCATCATTCGTCGGAAAATTATACTGTGTGTAAAGATAAGATATTAgctttagaggtatataacatatattgacaTTCCATTGTCGGGGAATTGTTTTTACTTCTTTTAAGTTTAACTTGAATACTTTTGAAAATTTCTGACTTCGCTACTGGTGTGGATTCTAAGATAAGAGAGTgagattctgaaatatatatttatacttATATGCGGAATTCATATATATGGTTCAACGTAACACTGAAATAGTGGGTCCTATTGAACTCATGAACCCATTTACAAGTTGTCTACTACCATAAAAAAAGGCAACTCGATACACGAAATATCTCACATTCATGTAAGGTCCGGGAAGGACCGCACcttcaagaaaaagaaacaaagggGCTGATGATCAAATGTTGTAAGATCTACCACTCCTTGTAGGTGATGATTTCCTTCTTTGATCtcctaactttttttttttaaagtgatGAGATTTGCATGGAAAAATGCAAGACCTCAATAGTACAGTGATCCTGCAGGTTAAAAAAGAAACACATATAGTTGAA harbors:
- the LOC107780466 gene encoding 7-deoxyloganetic acid glucosyl transferase-like, yielding MMLISTNLTNISFPLITQVSQKKTINLRSKISTNQTTILPFFNQKMDQESLPPHVLIFPLPLQGPVNSTFKLAELLCFSGLDITFLLTENIHNRLISHTNINSRFERFPGFQIKTISDGLPQDHPRKGSKYMELFDSLKSKTKPLFKDMLTSGWLSSDGKRREVSCIIADGVLGFTCDVANEIGIPIFSIRTISPCCLWIFFCLPQLIESGEYPFKDDDLDEPIKSVPGAETFLRRRDLPDFCRTGDLTDSNVQLYKTEGQENSRAYGLILNTFEELDGNLLSQMRNVCPNIYPIGPLHAHLKNKLSEENNSMPPSSNSLFEEDKSCINWLNNQLPNSVIYVSFGSIATMTKEQLMEFWYGLVNSKQRFLWVIRLDSVAGDDWKNKIPVELAEGTKERGYIVGWAPQEEVLAHPSVGGFWTHCGWNSILETVYEGKPMICWPYFMDQQVNSRFVEAAWKLGLDMKDTCDREIVEKMVKDLMMVRKDEFLERANQMSKFAKKCLVEGGSSYSNFERLVNDIKSFK